A window of the Ipomoea triloba cultivar NCNSP0323 chromosome 14, ASM357664v1 genome harbors these coding sequences:
- the LOC116004683 gene encoding uncharacterized protein LOC116004683 isoform X2 yields MKNFGHCSNGKRQNETMKLVVAVSIGVIFGLFIGFSFPALYLNKVNVTASLINNVDDSSSLTEDQTVMDPTKIWVPSNPRGAERLPPDIIVPESDLYLRRLWGEPSEDLTTKPKYLLTLTVGYKQKDSLDAVVKKFSDNFTILLFHYDGQTTEWDEFEWSKRAIHVSAHKQTKWWYAKRFLHPDIVASYEYIFIWDEDLGVEHFDAEEYIKLVKKHGLEISQPGLERKNGVWLTWEMTRRKANSEVHKETNEKQGWCSDPHLPPCAAFVEIMAPVFSRDAWRCVWHMIQNDLVHGWGLDFALRRCIEPAHDKIGVVDAQPVVHQGIPSLGNEGPEKGGKYKSRLVKQRCRSEWQTFQDRVANAEKAYYKAKGIQFPINFTSSAH; encoded by the exons ATGAAGAATTTTGGACACTG CTCAAATGGTAAAAGGCAAAACGAAACAATGAAACTTGTTGTCGCAGTTTCCATTGGAGTAATTTTTGGCCTCTTTATTGGGTTCTCATTTCCCGCACTCTATTTAAACAAG GTAAATGTCACAGCAAGTCTCATTAACAACGTAGATGATAGTAGCAGCTTAACAGAAGATCAAACCGTGATGGATCCTACAAAG ATATGGGTTCCATCAAACCCGAGAGGGGCAGAGAGATTACCGCCAGATATCATTGTCCCCGAGTCAGACTTATACCTCCGAAGATTATGGGGTGAACCCAGCGAG GACTTAACAACGAAACCGAAGTATTTACTAACACTCACAGTTGGTTATAAACAGAAAGATAGCTTAGATGCTGTTGTGAAAAAg TTTTCAGACAATTTTACCATCCTGCTGTTTCACTACGATGGCCAAACAACCGAATGGGATGAATTCGAGTGGTCCAAGCGGGCTATTCATGTGAGTGCTCATAAACAGACAAAGTG GTGGTATGCCAAAAGGTTTCTGCATCCCGATATTGTTGCCTCGTATGAATACATATTCATCTGGGATGAAGACCTAGGAGTTGAGCATTTCGATGCAGAGGA ATACATAAAACTTGTGAAGAAACACGGGCTGGAGATTTCGCAGCCCGGTTTGGAGCGAAAGAATGGAGTTTGGTTGACGTGGGAGATGACGAGGAGAAAAGCTAACAGTGAAGTTCACAA GGAAACCAACGAGAAACAAGGCTGGTGTTCTGATCCTCATTTGCCTCCATGTGCAGC ATTTGTGGAGATCATGGCTCCCGTCTTCTCTCGAGACGCATGGCGTTGTGTGTGGCATATGATTCAG AATGACTTGGTTCATGGTTGGGGTCTTGACTTTGCCCTTAGAAGATGCATTGAG CCTGCTCACGATAAAATTGGAGTGGTTGATGCTCAACCTGTTGTTCACCAAGGGATTCCTTCACTCGGGAACGAg GGACCGGAAAAGGGTGGGAAGTACAAGTCGAGACTG GTGAAACAGAGATGTAGAAGTGAATGGCAAACATTTCAAGATAGGGTAGCTAATGCAGAGAAGGCATACTATAAGGCAAAAGGAATTCAATTTCCAATTAACTTCACATCATCAGCTCACTAG
- the LOC116004683 gene encoding uncharacterized protein LOC116004683 isoform X1, with product MKNFGHCSNGKRQNETMKLVVAVSIGVIFGLFIGFSFPALYLNKVNVTASLINNVDDSSSLTEDQTVMDPTKIWVPSNPRGAERLPPDIIVPESDLYLRRLWGEPSEDLTTKPKYLLTLTVGYKQKDSLDAVVKKNTILEQFSDNFTILLFHYDGQTTEWDEFEWSKRAIHVSAHKQTKWWYAKRFLHPDIVASYEYIFIWDEDLGVEHFDAEEYIKLVKKHGLEISQPGLERKNGVWLTWEMTRRKANSEVHKETNEKQGWCSDPHLPPCAAFVEIMAPVFSRDAWRCVWHMIQNDLVHGWGLDFALRRCIEPAHDKIGVVDAQPVVHQGIPSLGNEGPEKGGKYKSRLVKQRCRSEWQTFQDRVANAEKAYYKAKGIQFPINFTSSAH from the exons ATGAAGAATTTTGGACACTG CTCAAATGGTAAAAGGCAAAACGAAACAATGAAACTTGTTGTCGCAGTTTCCATTGGAGTAATTTTTGGCCTCTTTATTGGGTTCTCATTTCCCGCACTCTATTTAAACAAG GTAAATGTCACAGCAAGTCTCATTAACAACGTAGATGATAGTAGCAGCTTAACAGAAGATCAAACCGTGATGGATCCTACAAAG ATATGGGTTCCATCAAACCCGAGAGGGGCAGAGAGATTACCGCCAGATATCATTGTCCCCGAGTCAGACTTATACCTCCGAAGATTATGGGGTGAACCCAGCGAG GACTTAACAACGAAACCGAAGTATTTACTAACACTCACAGTTGGTTATAAACAGAAAGATAGCTTAGATGCTGTTGTGAAAAAg AATACGATCCTTGAACAGTTTTCAGACAATTTTACCATCCTGCTGTTTCACTACGATGGCCAAACAACCGAATGGGATGAATTCGAGTGGTCCAAGCGGGCTATTCATGTGAGTGCTCATAAACAGACAAAGTG GTGGTATGCCAAAAGGTTTCTGCATCCCGATATTGTTGCCTCGTATGAATACATATTCATCTGGGATGAAGACCTAGGAGTTGAGCATTTCGATGCAGAGGA ATACATAAAACTTGTGAAGAAACACGGGCTGGAGATTTCGCAGCCCGGTTTGGAGCGAAAGAATGGAGTTTGGTTGACGTGGGAGATGACGAGGAGAAAAGCTAACAGTGAAGTTCACAA GGAAACCAACGAGAAACAAGGCTGGTGTTCTGATCCTCATTTGCCTCCATGTGCAGC ATTTGTGGAGATCATGGCTCCCGTCTTCTCTCGAGACGCATGGCGTTGTGTGTGGCATATGATTCAG AATGACTTGGTTCATGGTTGGGGTCTTGACTTTGCCCTTAGAAGATGCATTGAG CCTGCTCACGATAAAATTGGAGTGGTTGATGCTCAACCTGTTGTTCACCAAGGGATTCCTTCACTCGGGAACGAg GGACCGGAAAAGGGTGGGAAGTACAAGTCGAGACTG GTGAAACAGAGATGTAGAAGTGAATGGCAAACATTTCAAGATAGGGTAGCTAATGCAGAGAAGGCATACTATAAGGCAAAAGGAATTCAATTTCCAATTAACTTCACATCATCAGCTCACTAG
- the LOC116004677 gene encoding uncharacterized protein LOC116004677, with amino-acid sequence MWSITRFWEKANMVGEGGSGYCSKKKDDMCSEYTGRALSMSRIKCILRGLDLKTYIFLFVMVPISLFGIYVHGQKITYFLRPLWEKPPKPFHEIPHYYHEDVPMENLCKLHGWGIREYPRRVFDAVLFNNEVDILTIRWKELYPYVTEFVLLESNSTFTGLPKPLHFAKNREKFDFVEPRLTYGQVPGRFRKGENPFVEEAYQRLALDYLLKQAGIQDDDLLLMSDVDEIPSRHTINLLRWCDDIPPVLHLRLKNYLYSFEFLVDNNSWRASVHRYQSGKTRYAHYRQSDDILADAGWHCSFCFRRINEFIFKMKAYSHFDRVRFSHFLNPKRIQRVICKGADLFDMLPEEYTFREIIGKMGPIPHSYSAVHLPSYLLENADKYKFLLPGNCMRENNRSES; translated from the exons ATGTGGAGTATCACTAGGTTTTGGGAGAAAGCAAACATGGTGGGAGAAGGGGGATCTGGGTATTGCTCTAAGAAGAAGGACGATATGTGTAGTGAG TATACAGGTCGAGCATTAAGCATGTCAAGAATCAAATGTATTCTGCGAGGCCTGGACTTGAAAACATACATCTTCCTTTTCGTTATGGTACCAATTAGTTTATTTGGTATTTATGTCCACGGGCagaaaataacatattttcTGAGGCCGTTATGGGAGAAGCCACCAAAGCCCTTCCATGAAATCCCGCATTATTATCACGAGGATGTGCCTATGGAGAATCTCTGTAAACTTCATGGCTGGGGAATCCGGGAGTACCCGAGGCGTGTCTTTGATGCGGTGTTGTTCAATAATGAGGTGGACATTCTTACGATAAGATGGAAGGAGCTGTACCCGTATGTGACGGAGTTTGTTTTACTTGAATCGAATTCAACGTTCACTGGACTGCCAAAGCCCCTGCATTTTGCTAAGAACCGGGAGAAGTTTGATTTTGTTGAGCCACGGTTAACTTATGGGCAAGTTCCGGGCCGATTTAGGAAGGGCGAAAATCCGTTCGTCGAAGAGGCTTATCAGCGGTTAGCGTTAGACTATCTTCTCAAACAAGCCGGTATCCAGGACGATGACTTATTGCTAATGTCGGATGTCGATGAGATCCCGAGTAGACACACTATAAATCTCTTGAGGTGGTGCGATGACATACCTCCCGTCCTGCATCTCCGGTTGAAGAACTATCTGTACTCGTTCGAGTTCCTCGTCGATAACAATAGCTGGAGAGCTTCGGTTCACAGATATCAATCCGGGAAGACGAGGTACGCTCATTATCGACAGTCGGATGACATTTTGGCTGATGCGGGGTGGCACTGTAGCTTTTGCTTCCGCCGTATCAACGAATTCATCTTCAAGATGAAAGCCTACAGCCATTTCGACAGAGTGAGATTCTCACACTTCCTCAACCCGAAACGAATCCAGAGAGTAATATGCAAAGGGGCTGACCTGTTCGATATGCTACCCGAGGAGTACACGTTCCGGGAAATCATCGGAAAAATGGGACCCATACCCCATTCATACTCCGCCGTTCATCTTCCATCCTACCTCCTCGAGAACGCCGACAAATACAAATTCCTATTGCCCGGGAACTGTATGAGAGAAAACAACCGATCCGAGAGCTGA